The following proteins are encoded in a genomic region of Huiozyma naganishii CBS 8797 chromosome 9, complete genome:
- the KNAG0I00960 gene encoding uncharacterized protein (ancestral locus Anc_8.307) has translation MSFPVEILTNIVECNEDSVGTLISWAHISNYYKHVISHRIGIVTVVDGPNELQDILGYQILVSTGNHVVVSTDQDSSANAEILKGFCPLFGNLLLVVDSQRRYSEVLSNLLGVVAHSCQQHATVSVLYRTRTNFLSKLYFAEFKRCCAILNLAELYVIGENGISLDDTMCDIENLFARVYLNDVESIYSLDLLNARNPLIAPGLEMIKNINFDSQVVRLDQFLGGIPNLKYIGSVKFPLGSSDCTTYVLPACDVISFTEFNSGVAYPIIDGKQVRKEVAITTSLRTRDPEFTSLCLPQVETMTLSMPGIASYQWTRFQSCQFGNLMNLNCDAAIIPWEDLSFINGTIKHLSIKLYSKEQLEWLESCPFIIKDLEIFSNRKIQMGNEAKRLFNVKASSLTIKLESLEQFKLFQDVIVPLVKANNIRHLNITVGMNSLLDSVTSSVVPRRELGLESEDSTIISRLPPLESLTILSEERDALDYMGLSSQQQQVFLLHQQRRRSSATASENILKNIPNMVDCGTSSQMCGMSFFETQDSGNSQRKLSMSGVSSSMASQNRKRHSSVGSLFSNLSHLSTGEIAIDDNDDEVIVFEPAGSHCGIVTTNINALESCMISLKSFVTLPLLRVLVMPEEEKITGPAVSDVGNRIIDLLHYPYRMKFPTVYIKHIQIMVDFKNKRITNTVGQKEKEQFLRKLGTYLESKGCVLPVLTNLGLDQTSSKVEKSVLINF, from the coding sequence ATGTCTTTCCCGGTAGAGATACTCACGAACATCGTCGAATGCAACGAAGATAGCGTTGGGACGCTTATCTCCTGGGCGCACATATCAAATTACTATAAGCACGTCATTAGTCATCGGATTGGTATAGTCACCGTAGTGGACGGCCCGAATGAGTTGCAAGATATCCTGGGCTATCAGATACTTGTGTCCACAGGAAACCACGTTGTGGTGAGCACGGACCAGGACAGTAGTGCTAATGCGGAGATCTTGAAGGGGTTTTGTCCCCTGTTTGGAAATCTGTTGCTCGTGGTAGACTCACAGAGGAGATACAGCGAGGTGTTGAGCAATTTGCTTGGTGTTGTGGCACATTCGTGCCAACAACATGCCACTGTCTCCGTTTTGTATAGGACCAGGACAAATTTTTTGAGTAAGCTATATTTCGCCGAGTTCAAAAGGTGTTGTGCCATTTTGAACTTGGCAGAACTGTACGTTATAGGTGAGAATGGTATCTCACTGGATGACACCATGTGCGATATTGAGAATCTGTTTGCAAGAGTGTATCTAAATGATGTCGAGAGCATTTACTCCTTAGATCTATTGAACGCTCGAAATCCACTAATCGCACCGGGACTGGAAATGATTAAAAACATCAACTTTGACTCACAAGTGGTCCGGCTCGACCAATTTCTGGGCGGAATACCAAACTTAAAATACATCGGTTCTGTCAAGTTCCCATTGGGAAGTTCTGATTGTACCACTTATGTTCTTCCAGCCTGTGATGTAATATCCTTCACGGAGTTCAATTCAGGAGTCGCCTACCCTATCATTGACGGTAAGCAAGTGAGGAAGGAAGTTGCCATAACAACTTCTTTGCGTACGCGAGATCCAGAGTTTACTTCCCTGTGTCTTCCACAGGTAGAGACGATGACGCTAAGTATGCCCGGGATTGCCAGTTACCAGTGGACAAGATTTCAAAGCTGCCAATTTGGTAATTTGATGAATTTGAACTGCGATGCAGCAATCATTCCTTGGGAGGACTTGAGTTTTATTAATGGGACAATAAAGCACCTATCCATAAAACTGTACAGTAAAGAACAACTCGAATGGTTGGAGAGTTGTCCTTTCATAATCAAAGACcttgaaatattttctaATCGCAAGATACAAATGGGGAACGAAGCCAAAAGATTATTCAATGTGAAGGCAAGCTCCCTAACAATCAAATTAGAAAGTTTGGAACAATTTAAACTATTTCAAGATGTGATAGTGCCCCTTGTGAAGGCGAACAATATTCGGCATCTGAACATAACGGTTGGTATGAACAGCCTGCTGGACTCGGTGACAAGTAGTGTAGTACCCCGAAGAGAGTTGGGCTTAGAGTCAGAGGATAGCACAATAATTTCTCGTCTTCCACCTCTAGAGTCACTAACCATTCTATCGGAAGAGAGGGATGCTTTGGATTATATGGGTTTATCAtctcaacagcaacaagtGTTCCTGTTGCACCAACAAAGAAGGAGGAGCAGTGCAACAGCTAGTGAGAATATTCTTAAGAACATCCCCAACATGGTTGATTGTGGTACATCATCGCAAATGTGTGGAATGAGCTTCTTCGAAACTCAAGATAGTGGAAATTCACAAAGAAAACTAAGTATGTCTGGCGTGTCATCAAGTATGGCAAGCCAAAATAGGAAGAGACATTCATCGGTTGGCTCTTTGTTTTCGAATCTTTCGCATCTCTCCACAGGAGAAATCGCCATCGATGACAACGATGATGAGGTGATCGTCTTTGAACCGGCCGGCAGTCACTGTGGCATAGTGACCACCAATATTAACGCACTCGAGTCCTGCATGATATCtctgaaaagttttgtgACTCTGCCGCTGTTGAGAGTTTTGGTAATGCcggaagaagagaagatAACTGGCCCAGCAGTTTCTGATGTTGGAAATAGGATCATAGATCTACTACATTATCCATATCGAATGAAATTTCCGACAGTCTACATTAAACACATTCAAATAATGGTTGACTTTAAGAATAAACGGATTACCAATACAGTCGgccagaaagaaaaggagcAATTCTTAAGGAAATTAGGGACGTATTTAGAGTCAAAAGGGTGTGTTTTACCTGTATTGACCAATTTAGGTTTGGATCAGACAAGTAGTAAAGTTGAGAAGTCTGTCCTCATTAATTTTTAA
- the RGP1 gene encoding Rgp1p (similar to Saccharomyces cerevisiae RGP1 (YDR137W); ancestral locus Anc_8.304), with the protein MHTHKVESFLVTDNVRLEIVHESNPYFAGEHISLVIRLRHLGSLREQAHWRSRIDQLHRDIEERLDREHAGESAEQEQSKLEGPSAWSMKFLFGAFRADEGPQQTEAADGESTDLPADVTTEDEEGFRQFIMKQLRQHKPVDLISAYVQVAGMFQYNLDVIAEDQLQNKGAKIVGFDVLEGAGAWNKVTQQHELSQYSNSSYEFTANLDSRYVLTPGANTGNDNSNAQYSEDYKELPTFLIPQTLLFSEISLQPGEVKTFHFKSTKLPVDLCPSYTHSRNVAVNYSLQFGVSTLSHDEIVPYKTRIPITIAPFVDSNSGQYTAMVDKVPTIMQPGTIKEVNVKQKRSPSSASMFTRRSSGNLLNDKLSNDTIKLMKQKFIELVEDNKVGAMDIDQLVDKQLEVQFGNAEDSETNEDPFETGDAGIKPSSTTRDNIMGLKRSIPKNLSKKLMKQDQENGNPKTLISQLDSSLQRSYVINRNGTLIAKIGFSKLFYTTNDDIDLVIYPEPHTGFKISAVNVSLESAELLNKTYVLQSEQVRPFYHNVSDARSVCYDECQSIPLKLLIPRTPRNQISSQFRTNIFELKWVLSFQFILIDRRESDDGQNLFQFYEDKKGALYHSKKTMEGEEFSFKMPICILPSSKNFGGW; encoded by the coding sequence ATGCACACGCACAAAGTTGAGTCGTTTCTTGTAACGGATAATGTGCGGCTGGAGATTGTCCATGAGTCCAATCCGTACTTTGCAGGGGAGCATATATCGCTGGTGATCAGGCTGCGGCATTTGGGGTCACTGCGTGAGCAGGCCCACTGGAGGAGCAGGATTGATCAGTTACATAGGGATATAGAGGAGCGATTGGACAGAGAGCATGCTGGCGAGTCCGCTGAACAGGAGCAAAGTAAACTTGAGGGCCCCTCTGCTTGGTCCatgaaatttttgttcGGTGCATTTAGGGCAGATGAGGGACCCCAGCAGACGGAGGCTGCGGACGGTGAAAGTACCGATCTGCCCGCCGATGTCACCAccgaagacgaagagggGTTCAGACAATTCATCATGAAACAGTTGCGGCAACATAAACCGGTAGATTTGATCTCAGCGTACGTGCAGGTTGCAGGAATGTTCCAGTACAACCTCGACGTGATTGCAGAGGaccaattgcaaaacaaGGGTGCCAAGATAGTCGGGTTTGATGTGTTGGAAGGTGCTGGCGCCTGGAACAAAGTGACCCAGCAGCACGAATTATCACAGTATTCGAATTCGTCCTACGAGTTCACTGCCAATCTGGACAGCCGCTACGTCTTAACACCAGGAGCAAACACAGGGAACGATAATTCCAACGCACAGTACTCGGAAGATTACAAAGAATTGCCCACGTTTCTGATACCGCAGACTCTCTTGTTTTCCGAGATTTCATTACAACCTGGTGAAGTGAAAACGTTCCATTTCAAGTCAACTAAGCTTCCAGTGGACCTATGCCCGAGCTACACACACTCTAGAAATGTTGCCGTCAATTATTCACTCCAGTTTGGAGTCAGCACCTTGTCTCACGATGAAATCGTCCCGTACAAGACAAGAATCCCAATAACAATAGCCCCATTCGTGGATAGTAATAGCGGTCAGTACACCGCAATGGTAGATAAAGTGCCCACAATTATGCAACCGGGGACCATCAAGGAGGTAAATGTGAAGCAAAAAAGGTCCCCTTCAAGTGCGTCCATGTTTACACGGAGAAGTTCCGGTAATCTACTGAACGATAAGTTGTCCAATGATACGATTAAACTAATGAAGCAAAAATTCATCGAACTTGTTGAGGATAATAAGGTTGGTGCGATGGATATTGACCAACTAGTCGATAAACAGTTGGAGGTACAGTTCGGTAATGCGGAAGACAGTGAGACCAATGAGGATCCGTTCGAAACTGGAGATGCTGGTATAAAACCAAGTAGTACGACGCGAGATAACATTATGGGCCTCAAAAGATCAATCCCCAAAAATTTATCAAAAAAACTCATGAAACAAGACCAAGAGAACGGGAATCCCAAGACACTAATTTCACAACTGGATTCAAGCCTGCAACGTAGTTACGTCATCAACAGAAACGGCACTTTGATTGCCAAGATCGGTTTCTCTAAATTGTTCTACACGACCAATGACGACATCGATCTGGTCATATACCCTGAACCGCATACGGGATTCAAAATCAGTGCTGTCAACGTTTCCCTAGAATCTGCAGAgcttttgaacaaaacatATGTGCTGCAATCAGAACAGGTCAGGCCGTTTTACCACAATGTAAGCGACGCTAGGTCAGTTTGCTACGACGAATGCCAGAGCATACCTTTGAAGTTACTCATTCCAAGAACCCCTAGGAATCAAATATCCAGTCAATTCAGAaccaatatttttgaattgAAGTGGGTCCTATCGTTCCAATTCATCCTAATTGATAGAAGGGAAAGTGACGATGGACAAAACTTGTTCCAATTCTACGAAGATAAAAAGGGCGCCCTCTATCACTCAAAGAAAACTATGGAAGGTGAGGAGTTTTCTTTTAAGATGCCGATATGCATCTTACCGTCATCCAAGAATTTTGGAGGCTGGTAA
- the RUB1 gene encoding NEDD8 family protein RUB1 (similar to Saccharomyces cerevisiae RUB1 (YDR139C); ancestral locus Anc_8.311), producing MIVKVKTLTGKEIPVELEASDKVYRVKELLEEKRRDPTIAAETDIPGETNVCVKWVPVGLTCLTRSLFFLLRISYTNKLISHSDDEQTISSAKLVDGMQLHLVLTLRGGF from the coding sequence ATGATTGTGAAGGTGAAAACACTGACAGGGAAGGAGATCCCTGTGGAACTGGAGGCGTCTGACAAAGTGTACCGTGTAAAGGAACTGCTAGAGGAGAAAAGAAGGGATCCCACCATCGCAGCAGAGACTGATATTCCAGGGGAAACAAATGTATGTGTCAAATGGGTACCTGTGGGACTGACGTGTCTCACCCGCTCACTCTTTTTTCTGCTCCGTATCTCTTATACTAACAAACTAATATCACACAGCGACGATGAACAAACGATAAGCTCTGCCAAGTTGGTGGACGGCATGCAGCTTCATTTAGTCCTGACTCTCAGAGGCGGCTTTTAA
- the HPR1 gene encoding Hpr1p (similar to Saccharomyces cerevisiae HPR1 (YDR138W); ancestral locus Anc_8.306): MVNLESLTQNCSEYFSDEIDKLIKETDTKNILTVPLEKNFFPESLLNFSWDPLLKHQDLLETNFDELIDVTLKKAVSDNLMTTTENDDYSHKLVFTATILDFCLHSRAFRKNPDSWINAYFTLFGFPIELLDWSSELLHFWPYAESRLKWFQMGGNRVNEEFDGLSRLISYKPPVAEKLRRWNEMLSIIRYNISLNTPAHYKMKYNLEKFISELLPFAEESNFNRSSSVSRNQHSGNPWNKPVSSTKPATAKEKMASDYKFVFDKLLTCPLEFAFKPFDFKREVERTVSPFLDALFDYESEFYKTAKNIHKKNLASLEKLNENFFSDFTVINSKTPNYLKTSDAVKNKQQELWDNVISVLGNDKIMRPTVFDLNMSNPSTFYNQITKTENDYYRKQFVLQLVFSLNMVERLLTNPNVKELYKNVCQKEDTLKFIHFDKLSPNEIEKSILFCKHICERRVTTFYSFRDPTFNNIIVDLIRQNDHSLTQKIENFKAFQGFALPTVSKESVPVDYSFKKFGFIKMGNKQVNNIWKIPSGLDAVKSDVLKPQELYENLKQKCEGSLEEDETSGEIVKQWQILRSLRPRYLFEFSKMDETVGLRGLFDSSFAQKSEQEKKKLRDELLANIKKPHIERLALARKSKEERQTRKRKLEEENEVKDDKKLKTEVDEPNLAIVDSNQTDAVSDENGTLKHNQPKGDAKEDSAEVEKPKESSEGISEEPRETTS, from the coding sequence ATGGTGAACCTGGAAAGTTTGACTCAAAATTGCAGTGAATACTTCTCAGATGAAATTGACAAACTAATTAAAGAAACTGAtaccaaaaatatattgaCTGTTCCACTAGAaaagaatttttttccagaaAGTCTTTTGAATTTTAGTTGGGACCCTCTTTTAAAACATCAAgatcttttggaaactaattttgatgaacttATCGACGTGACATTGAAAAAAGCTGTATCGGATAACTTGATGACTACCACAGAAAACGATGACTATTCACACAAATTGGTGTTTACCGCTACTATACTAGACTTCTGTTTACATTCTAGGGCATTTAGGAAAAACCCTGATAGCTGGATTAATGCTTATTTTACTCTATTTGGCTTTCCAATTGAGCTTCTTGATTGGAGCAGTGAATTACTCCATTTTTGGCCATATGCAGAATCGCGCCTGAAATGGTTTCAAATGGGAGGCAACCGTGTTAATGAAGAATTCGATGGGCTATCTCGTTTGATCAGCTACAAACCACCAGTTGCTGAGAAATTGCGCCGATGGAACGAAATGCTGAGTATTATTAGGTACAACATAAGCTTGAACACTCCTGCACACTACAAAATGAAATATAACCTTGAAAAATTTATCTCTGAATTGTTACCGTTTGCAGAAGAGTCTaacttcaacagatccTCCAGTGTTTCACGGAATCAGCACTCCGGTAATCCTTGGAATAAGCCCGTCTCATCGACTAAACCGGCTACGGCTAAAGAAAAGATGGCAAGTGACTATAAATTTGTGTTCGATAAGCTTTTGACATGCCCTCTTGAGTTTGCCTTTAAACCTTTCGACTTCAAACGCGAAGTGGAAAGGACAGTGTCGCCATTTTTGGACGCGTTATTTGACTATGAATCTGAATTTTACAAGACCGCCAAAAACATACACAAGAAGAACTTAGCCTCGCtggaaaaattgaatgagAACTTTTTTAGTGATTTTACAGTTATCAACTCAAAAACCCCAAATTACTTGAAGACCTCTGATGCAGTTaaaaacaaacaacaagagCTTTGGGACAACGTCATATCGGTCTTGGGGAACGACAAAATTATGAGACCTACTGTGTTTGACCTGAATATGTCAAATCCAAGTACATTCTATAATCAAATAACCAAGACGGAAAACGATTACTACAGAAAGCAGTTTGTACTACAGTTAGTATTCTCCCTTAATATGGTGGAGAGACTTTTGACAAATCCAAACGTGAAAGAGCTTTACAAAAATGTGTGTCAGAAAGAGGATACCCTCAAATTTATCCATTTTGATAAACTAAGTCCAAATGAAATCGAAAAAAGCATTTTGTTTTGCAAGCATATCTGCGAAAGGCGTGTCACCACATTCTATTCTTTTAGAGACCCCACATTTAATAACATCATTGTGGATTTGATAAGACAGAATGACCATTCATTGACCCAGAAAATAGAAAATTTCAAAGCCTTTCAAGGTTTTGCGCTCCCAACGGTATCGAAGGAATCGGTTCCAGTAGATTACTCATTTAAGAAATTCGGATTCATAAAAATGGGAAACAAACAGGTGAAtaatatttggaaaatcCCTAGTGGATTGGATGCTGTGAAATCTGACGTTTTGAAGCCTCAAGAACTTTatgaaaacttgaaacaaaaatgtGAAGGGTCATTGGAGGAGGATGAAACAAGTGGAGAAATTGTTAAGCAATGGCAAATTTTGCGTAGTTTAAGACCTAgatatctctttgaattcaGCAAAATGGATGAAACAGTTGGATTGAGGGGACTATTTGACAGTTCGTTTGCGCAAAAATCAGAACaggagaaaaaaaagctGAGGGATGAATTGTTGGCCAATATCAAAAAGCCGCATATTGAAAGGCTTGCTTTGGCAAGAAAGAGCAAGGAAGAACGGCAAACTCGCAAGCGGAAATTAGAGGAAGAGAATGAAGTAAAAGATGATAAAAAACTCAAAACAGAGGTAGATGAGCCCAACCTTGCCATTGTTGATTCTAATCAAACAGATGCTGTTTCAGATGAAAATGGGACCCTCAAACATAACCAGCCCAAGGGTGATGCGAAAGAAGATAGCGCTGAAGTGGAAAAACCAAAAGAATCATCAGAAGGTATCTCAGAAGAACCCCGTGAAACCACTTCATAA